From the genome of Anopheles moucheti chromosome 3, idAnoMoucSN_F20_07, whole genome shotgun sequence, one region includes:
- the LOC128305970 gene encoding protein abrupt-like: protein MRVRATDPRPCPKCGKIYRSAHTLRTHLEDKHTVCPGYRCVLCGTVAKSRNSLHSHMSRQHRGISTKDLPVLPMPSPFDPELASRLLAKAGVKISPAELRARASPTGTRRNDGMKLELRSGDGGEDFDDPEDLTMSQSSHSESQRRFHESMMGMSPTGFNHLNSTTITRVRPGEGTPKLGLDGLGRDGGNGNGGPGNGGSGGNGNGGNGMGGTDRHGGGGPGGPMNHMQSNTPTGSAILDTYLQFITENAFGMSGMTQEQATAAALQAAKIAHLKTLGHNLDQLPPGFLPPQLDLAKLTSNNNQNNPDLSSLAKLHNSPNVTIEPTGTGNRSNETDRLLQTSNHQKLLALAASSAGAGTNPGGHGLNNNNSILNSDAIRRGGSSEPMDLGLEGAHDDDGNSSADERNYSDDESIATH from the exons ATGCGCGTCCGTGCCACCGATCCCCGGCCCTGCCCGAAGTGTGGCAAGATCTACCGTTCGGCTCACACGTTGCGCACCCATCTGGAGGACAAGCACACGGTCTGTCCCGGGTATCGGTGTGTGCTGTGCGGCACGGTTGCCAAATCCCGCAACTCGCTCCATTCGCACATGTCCCGCCAGCATCGTGGCATCTCGACGAAGGATCTGCCGGTGCTGCCGATGCCGAGCCCGTTCGATCCGGAGCTGGCGTCCCGGTTGTTGGCCAAGGCGGGTGTGAAGATTTCGCCGGCCGAATTGCGTGCCCGTGCCTCACCGACCGGGACGCGACGCAACGATGGTATGAAGCTGGAACTACGAtccggtgatggtggtgaagATTTTGACGATCCGGAAGATTTGACAATGTCCCAGAGTAGTCACAGTGAATCGCAGCGACGCTTCCACGAGAGCATGATGGGGATGTCACCGACTG GTTTCAACCATTTGAACTCAACCACTATTACACGCGTACGACCTGGAGAAGGAACGCCCAAGCTCGGTTTGGATGGACTGGGACGTGACGGAGGCAATGGCAATGGTGGACCAGGAAATGGAGGCTCCGGTGGCAACGGGAACGGAGGCAACGGAATGGGTGGAACGGATCGTCACGGAGGTGGAGGCCCCGGTGGCCCAATGAACCACATGCAGTCGAATACCCCGACCGGATCGGCCATTTTGGACACGTATTTGCAATTTATTACCGAGAATGCATTTG GTATGAGCGGTATGACCCAAGAGCAAGCGACCGCCGCAGCACTGCAGGCAGCGAAGATTGCACACCTCAAAACGCTCGGCCACAATCTCGATCAGCTACCACCGGGCTTTCTGCCACCGCAGCTCGATCTCGCCAAGCtgaccagcaacaacaaccagaaCAATCCGGATCTATCGTCGCTGGCAAAGCTGCACAACTCGCCGAACGTAACGATCGAACCGACCGGCACGGGGAACCGAAGcaacgaaaccgatcgtcTGCTGCAAACGAGTAACCATCAAAAGCTGCTGGCACTCGCCGCCAGCAGTGCTGGTGCCGGTACTAACCCGGGCGGCCACGgattgaacaacaacaacagcatacTGAACAGCGACGCGATCCGGCGTGGTGGATCTTCCGAGCCGATGGATCTCGGGCTGGAGGGTGCGCACGACGACGATGGCAACAGTTCGGCGGATGAACGCAACTATTCGGACGATGAGAGCATCGCAACGCACTAG